ATTGACTCTATTGGTGTTATATATTACAGACCAAAATAGTACACACCTTATTTAAAAGGGTTGgaacatttttttattacaattGTCAGATTCAGCTCACTAATAACTCAGGAATTAGGAAcactttttatatatatttatatatatatttcaatgCCTGCCATTTTCAGTGTCTTGGCTGCAcctcagccaaaaaaaaaaaaaaaaaaaaataaaacaaaccccaaaacaaaacaaacctcccaccccccctccccaaataaaaacaaatggaaaaaaggaaaaacacacaacacacagggcagggattgcAAATTCACCCCACAAAGCAGATCCAAAGGAACaccccaaaagaaaacaaaaacatttggTCACTATTTACAAAGAGGAAAAGCCGAGGGAGCTCCAAAACCAGGGAAAAGTGGCTGAAAATGGCAGACATTCCCAAGGGAACAAAAAGCAGGAGCAAGATGCCATTCTCACCCTGTTGCTGTGCAGGGATGATGCTCTGCCCCAAattccagcagcagcccccccaaaaaaggcTTGTTGGGGGTTTATGGAGGGATTGGGAAAATCCCAATATCCACCAAGCCTGGATTTGGGGATCGGCCTcggagctgcagcctctgcatcTTGTTCTTCTTCAGGGTGGCAAAATATCCACTCCAATAATAAGAAACAAATTACCACTTGGTTTATACTTCCTATTGCAGTTACAGGGACCAAGAGagggggagaaaggaagggattGCAAATGAATAGGAGGAGGAGTGGCAGTAAAAATAGGACTTTATTCCCTTGCCCACCCAGTCTGCTTCTCCCTCTCGTTCCCACAGCAACATtacaatcagaaaaaaaaaccaaaaaaaaaaaaagaaaagaaaaaaaaaggggttgggggtgtggggagggaaatACAGGGTAAAAACAGTCAAATCACAATAGGAAAAGTTCCAAAGGGGGGCTGCAGTTTAGTCGTCCTCGTCCCCTTCGTCCTCAGGCTCTCGTTTCCTCTTCtggccctgctcctcctctgcagagcaacagagtcctgtcactgggcaggcagcaggacacagccctggcctggggacaccccaaacctgccctggggacaccccccaaacctgccctggggacaccccagacctgccctggggacacccccccagacctgccccagggacaccccaaacctgccctggcctggggacacccccaacctgccctggggacacccccccaaacctgccccggggacacccccaaacctgccctggggacaccccaaacctgccccggggacacccccaaacctgccctgcaggacacctccccaaacctgccctgccctggggacacccccaaacctgccctggggacaccccaaacctgccccggggacaccccaaacctgccctggggacacccccaaacctgccctggggacaccccaaacctgccctgcaggacaccccaaacctgccccggggacacccccccaaacctgccccggggacacccccaaacctgccctgcaggacacctccccaaacctgccctgccctggggacacccccaaacctgccctggggacacccccccaaacctgccctggggacaccccaaacctgccctgccctggggacaccccaaacctgccctggggacaccccaaacctgccctggggacacccccccaaacctgccctggggacaccccaaacctgccctgccctggggacaccccaaacctgccctggggacaccccaaacctgccccgGGGACACCCCCCCAAACCTGTCCTGGGGacaccccaaacctgccccggggacacccccccaaacctgccctggggacacaccaaacctgccctggggacaccccaaacctgccctgccctggggacacccccaaacctgccctggggacacaccaaacctgccctggggacacccccaaacctgccctgaggacaccccaaacctgccccggggacaccccaaacctgcccgggggacaccccaaacctgccctgccctggggacaccccaaacctgccctcgggacacccccaaacctgccccagggacacccccaacctgccctggggacaccccaacCCTGCCCCGgggacacccccagccctgccctgagctccaCTCTGGCCCCACAGGGTATTCCAGGGCTatgaaagcagctctgctgccataCCAGGCTCCTCctcatcttcatcatcatccACCTCGCCGTCATTGTAgccttcctcatcctcctgcaggacagggacagggacagggacagggacagggacagggagagggggcAAACAGGGgtcaggcagggagagcagccacTGGGCACATCCAGCAGCATCTCAGCATGGAGAGGAAGGCCCTGAAATGTCTTCAACAAAAAGGAGCCACTGCCTTGTACAAgggggggttgggatggagtAACTGGGGTTTGTATGGAATTACTGGGGTTTGTATGGAATAACTGGGGGTTGTATGGAATAACTGGGGGTTGGGATGGAATAACTGGGGGTTGGGATGGAATAATGGGGTTGGGATGGAATAATCAGGGTTTGAATGGGTAACTGGGGTTTGGGATGGAGTAACTGGGGTTGGGATGGAATTACTGGGGTTTGTATGGAGTAACTGGGGTTTGTATGGAATAACTGGGGGTTGTATGGAATTACTGGGGTTTGTATGGAATAACTGGGGGTTGTATGGAATTACTGGGGTTTGTATGGAATAACTGGGGGTTGTATGGAATTACTGGGGGTTGTATGGAATAACTGGGGGTTGGGATGGAATAACtgggggttgggatggagtAACTGGGGTTTGTATGGAATAACTGGGGGTTGTATGGAATTACTGGGGGTTGTATGGAATTACTGGGGGTTGGCATGGAATAACTGGAGGTTGGGATGGAGTAACTGGGGTTGGGATGGAATAACtgggggttgggatggagtAACTGGGGTTTGTATGGAATTACTGGGGGTTGGGATGGAATAACGGGGTGTTGGGATGGAATAACTGGGGGTTGGGATGGAATAATCAGGGTTTGAATGGGTAACTGGGGTTTGGGATGGAGTAACTGGGAGTTGGGATGGAATAactgggggtttggggatggAGTAACCAGGGTTGGGATGGAGTAACTGGGGTTTGCTATGGAATAACTGGGATTTGCAATGGAATAACTGGGGTTTGCTATGGAATAACTGGGATTTGCTATAGAATAACTGGGGTTGGGATGGAGTTGTGGTGACAGCCAAGGCCTGTCCCAGCACCAAGGAACGTGCCTGGGGAGAGCCTTGGACAGGGTGGGGAACTCAAAGGACTAAAAAACTGCACTATTTGGGGCATTTCTTGCCCAGCTATTCCCAGCTGGAGCATGTTCAATCCtcacctcctcttctccactcacatcctcctcttctccttcctcctcttcctcctcatcttctTCATCTTCTACTACCTGAGCATCATCATCGTACTCCTCTTCTGCAAAGCACAATGAACCCCTCTGATGTTCTGGGTTTTCCAGAGCGttgccagcccagctgtgccctgctggccCACCAGGAGCCCCCTGGAGCCCTCCTGAGGGACAGCCCAGGGTTTTTGGGAGCTGTGCAGCTGCCCcccacccagagctgctctcagtcACTCGGGGAGCCCCAGgactgtgggagctgcagctgctccactTCCCACTCAGTGCATTTTGGAGCCCCTGGGACCtgtccagctctcccagtccagctgctcccaccaggatggagcagaacttcacccccagggcccccccccACCTTGACACCACCCCAGTGACACAAAGGGGCCACACCATGTCCATTTAGGGGGTTCCAATCCCTTTCCAAGAGCAAGGAGATCAAATGCAACTCtcccagcagggagctgggaagggctgagcccccccaggtGTCCTCCCTGTGGCAGGAATGGAGTCTGGGAGCTTCTCCATGTGCTGGGgtggaggcagcactgccaggccctCAGAGCTCCCACTCAGCACTGAGGCAAAAGTGCAAGTGCAGCTGTTCTGCTGTTCTgggctggagctccagcacattcccagctccacaggCTCATCCAGCCGCTccgggggcagtgccagggcaggaggcacccccagccccggcACCCCCTCACTGCCCTGCCATTAAAGGCTGCTTGGTCCTTCACTGCCAAGGCAGCCTCAACACACTCTCCTCTCTTCTGCCTGATCTTATTTCATCCTCATGGAGCACTCTTGGCTCCTTcattcctgctgttttccaggctCAGCCTGGCTCTCACCCTGCCCGTCTCCATCAGGACCCACCCACCTGCACATCATCCTTCCCACCCACTCCTGCCCCACGTCCTCAGCCCTGGGGtgctctgtgccctcagccctcCAGTGCCTTCCTCCTGGCCCTTCCTCCTGGCCCTTCCTCCTGGTCCCTTCCTCCCACCTTTCACTAGAGGTAAAATCCACAGAATTCCAGATAAGcccagttggaagggactcaccaggatcatggagtccaaccctcagccctgcccaggcccatccccaagagtcacaccctgtgccccaggggatcatccaaacactcctggagctctggcagccttggggctgtgcccactgccctggggagcctggtcagtgcccaccaccctctgggggaagaaccttgtcctgagatGCCACCTGACCCTCCCTgagctccaggccattccctggtcCTGGTCCCCTTGAGGATGAGGCTGAGGACACTGagatgcaggagctgcagagcaccATGAAAGCTGGAGGCCAAcaccccaggcagtgccaccccACGTACCAttctcatcctcctcctcgtcGTCCAGGCCCTCCACACAGCCCAACACCCTAGGCTGTGCCACCCCACAtaccatcctcatcctcctcatcatcatccAGGCCCTCCACACAGCCCAACACCCCAGACAGTGCCACCCCACGtaccatcctcatcctcctcctcgtcGTCCAGGCCCTCCACACAGCCCAACACCCcgggcagtgccaccccacataccatcctcatcctcctcctcgtcGTCCAGGCCCTCCACACAGCCCATCACCCcgggcagtgccaccccacgtaccatcctcatcctcctcctcgtcGTCCAGGCCCTCCACGTAGCCCTCGGCGTCCGAGTCCGGCGCCTCTTTGTCGTCCCGATCTTTCACTAGAGACAAGACTGAGAAAGTTGCTCTTTCAGGCCCCCCCTGGTTCCTTGGAGGACACTGAGCCACTTCTCCTTCACACcagccagggaggagctgctgaacaGCCTTCTCATGCCACCAGGtcagagctggaagcagagggcactgaggcagcagcaggagggtgtGCGAGCCTGGGGCCACCCTGCAGTCCCCAGCACgtcccatcctcatcctcctcatcatcatccAGGCCCTCCATGTAGCCAAAcaccccaggcagtgccagtgccaccccatgtcccatcctcatcctcctcatcatcatccAGGCCCTCCACATAGCCCAGcaccccaggcagtgccaccccATGTACCACCCTCATTCTTCTCCTCATCATCCTTTTCCTCCACATAGCCCAGCACCTCAGGCAGTGCCACCCCACgtcccatcctcatcctcatcatcatcatccagGCCCTCCACATAGCCCAGcaccccaggcagtgccaccccacgtcccatcctcatcctcctcatcatcatccAGGCCCTCCACATAGCCCAGcaccccaggcagtgccactCCACgtcccatcctcatcctcctcctcgtcATCCAGGCTCTGCACAGAGCCAACCACccaccccaggcagtgccactCCACGTACTACCCTCATCCTCCTCATCATCCTCCAGGTCTTCCACGGAGCCACccaccccaggcagtgccagtgccaccccacgtcccatcctcatcctcatcatcATCCAGGCCCTCCACACAGCCCAAcaccccaggcagtgccaccccatgtaccaccctcctcctcctcctcctcctcctcttcctcctcctcctcctcctcctcctcctcctcctcctcctcctcctcctcttcctcctcctcctcctcctcctcctcctcctcctcctcctcctccttcttaTCACCCAGGCCCTCCACGGAGCCACCCACCCCAGGCAGTCCCAGTGCCACTGCCAGTGCCACCCCCCGTACcatcctcgtcctcctcctcgtcGTCCAGGCCCTCCACGTAGCCCTCTGCGTCCGAGTCCGGGGCCTCCTTGTCGTCCCTGTCGTAGCCGTCGAGGTAcgtgagctggggcaggagcttGAACACGTTTTCTCGGTAGTCGTTCAAGTTGGTCACCTCGCAGTTGAACAGGTCTAAGCTCTTCAGGTTTTCTAACTTTTTCTGCAAGACCAGAGGGTGTCTCAGCTTTGCTGTGCCACCAGTTCCCTCCCGAGCAGTGGGAGACGCGGGGAAtgtgctccagggctgcccGTTGCCAAAGGGGCACCTGGGGCTTTACCTGGGCATGTCGGGGCTTCATTTGGGCATGTCGGGGCTTTACCTGGGCATGTCGGGGCTTCATTTGGGCATGTCGGGGCTTCATTTGGGCATAGTTGGGGCTTCATTTGGGCATATTTGGGGCTTCATTTGGGTACATTTGGGGCTTCATTTGGGCATATTTGGGGCTTCATTTGGGTACATTTGGGACTTTCTTTTGCCATATTTGGGGCTTCATTTGGGGCTTCATTTTGCCATATTTGGGGCTTCATTTTGGCACATTTGGGGCTTCATTTGGGTACATTTGGGACTTTCTTTTGCCATATTTGGGGCTTCATTTTGCCATATTTGGGGCTTCATTTTGGCACATTTGGGGCTTCATTTGCCATATTTGGGGCTTCATTTGCCATATTTGGGGCTTCATTTGCCATATTTGGGGCTTCATTTTGGCATATTTGGGGCTTCATTTGGCATATTTGGGGCTTCATTTGGGGCTTCATTTGGCATATTTGGGGCTTCATTTGGGTACATTTGGGACTTTCTTTTGCCATATTTGGGGCTTCATTTTGGCATATCTCTTCCAATTGATGTGAAGAGGAATCTGCAGGACCTGCTGTGGGATCTGGGAGTGGGAAAAACTCTTCCTGAGGTTCAGCAGCTCACAAAAGTTTGGGAAGAGGTGATGGTGCTGTGAGGGCCAATCCTTGGAATAAATAATATCCAGTTGTCCCAAAGGCACCAAAGCCATCAGGTGGACTGAAATTTGGGAAGAGGTGATGCTGCTGGAAGGGACAACACTGGGAATAAATAATATCCAGTTATTCCAAAGGCACCAGAGCCATCAGGTGGACTGAAATTTGGGAAGAGGTGATGCTGCTGGAAGGGACAACACTGGGAATAACCAATACCCAGTTGTCCCAAGGGCACCAGAGCCATCAGGTGTATTGAAACTGTTTCAAATGGAATTA
The nucleotide sequence above comes from Pithys albifrons albifrons isolate INPA30051 chromosome 13, PitAlb_v1, whole genome shotgun sequence. Encoded proteins:
- the ANP32A gene encoding acidic leucine-rich nuclear phosphoprotein 32 family member A isoform X2: MDMKKRIHLELRNRTPSDVKELVLDNCRSYEGKIEGLTDEFEELEFLSTINVGLTSVANLPKLNKLKKLELSDNRISGGLEVLAEKCPNLTHLNLSGNKIKDLGTIEPLKKLENLKSLDLFNCEVTNLNDYRENVFKLLPQLTYLDGYDRDDKEAPDSDAEGYVEGLDDEEEDEDVKDRDDKEAPDSDAEGYVEGLDDEEEDEDEEEYDDDAQVVEDEEDEEEEEEGEEEDVSGEEEEDEEGYNDGEVDDDEDEEEPEEEQGQKRKREPEDEGDEDD
- the ANP32A gene encoding acidic leucine-rich nuclear phosphoprotein 32 family member A isoform X1, which codes for MDMKKRIHLELRNRTPSDVKELVLDNCRSYEGKIEGLTDEFEELEFLSTINVGLTSVANLPKLNKLKKLELSDNRISGGLEVLAEKCPNLTHLNLSGNKIKDLGTIEPLKKLENLKSLDLFNCEVTNLNDYRENVFKLLPQLTYLDGYDRDDKEAPDSDAEGYVEGLDDEEEDEDVLSLVKDRDDKEAPDSDAEGYVEGLDDEEEDEDEEEYDDDAQVVEDEEDEEEEEEGEEEDVSGEEEEDEEGYNDGEVDDDEDEEEPEEEQGQKRKREPEDEGDEDD